The following coding sequences are from one Bufo bufo chromosome 2, aBufBuf1.1, whole genome shotgun sequence window:
- the SPON2 gene encoding spondin-2, translating to MILSYQSYKVVLTVLWIVGYSSCLPLNEDPICTAEEIAKYRIAFTGKWNQASFPKQYPLFRPPAQWSSLLGVSHSSDYHMWKKNNHASNGVRDFAEKGEAWTLMKEIEAAGEKIQSVHGIFSAPAISSGTGQSSTELETHSRHPYVSFMVRIVPSPDWFVGISSLNLCGGKTWKQSVSIDLHPYDAGTDSGFTFSSPNYATIPQGTVTEITSSSPNHPANSFFYPRLKNLPPIAKVTFTKLKGKITSFLDISSNATTTGNEITGTVLETPLDCEVSLWSPWGLCKGSCGSTGVKSRTRYIRMKAANNGTACPTLIEDKECEPENCL from the exons ATGATTTTGTCGTACCAGTCCTACAAAGTTGTCCTGACCGTGTTATGGATTGTTGGTTATTCCAGCTGTCTTCCCCTGAATGAAGATCCTATTTGCACTGCCGAGGAGATTGCTAAGTATAGAATAGCCTTCACTGGTAAATGGAACCAGGCCTCCTTCCCTAAACAATATCCCCTGTTCAGGCCCCCGGCTCAGTGGTCATCATTGTTGg GGGTGAGTCACAGCTCTGACTACCacatgtggaaaaaaaataaccacGCCAGCAATGGAGTGCGTGACTTCGCAGAAAAAGGCGAAGCCTGGACCCTAATGAAAGAAATAGAGGCAGCTGGGGAGAAAATCCAAAGCGTGCATGGCATTTTCTCAGCACCGGCCATCTCCAGCGGGACAGGCCAGTCCTCAACTGAGCTAGAGACACATTCTAGACACCCATAT GTTTCATTTATGGTAAGAATTGTGCCAAGTCCTGACTGGTTTGTGGGAATCAGTAGTCTAAACCTGTGTGGTGGAAAGACTTGGAAACAAAGCGTGTCAATAGATCTCCATCCTTACGATGCTGGGACTGACAGTGGATTTACATTCTCTTCACCAAATTATGCCACCATCCCACAGGGCACCGTGACTGAG ATTACATCTTCCTCACCGAACCATCCAGCAAACTCATTCTTTTACCCTCGCTTAAAGAACCTCCCACCAATCGCAAAAGTGACATTTACGAAACTCAAAGGCAAGATAACATCGTTCCTTGATATATCATCAAATGCGACCACTACAGGGAATGAGATCACGGGGACTGTCTTGG AAACACCTTTGGATTGTGAGGTCTCCTTGTGGTCCCCCTGGGGTCTCTGTAAAGGCAGCTGTGGATCCACTGGAGTAAAAAGTCGAACCCGCTACATCCGCATGAAAGCAGCCAACAATGGGACAGCTTGTCCAACCCTCATAGAAGATAAAGAATGTGAACCTGAGAACTGCTTATAG